ATAGTCAAACCGGCTAGAATAGAGTTTGAAACGGAAAATTATATGTTATAAAGGATTATTTTTCAAGAAATTTAAAGAGGCGTAATCGTATTTGGAACGATATCATCAACGTTGTCAATGCAGCGGAGATCAAGCAAGAAAGTATTTTTATAAATTCTACCGATAATAGGCGGGTTGCTCATCCTGAAAATTGAGGCTATTTTGCCGGCGGAAAGTTTTTTATGCTTAATTGCAAGGGCGAGAGAAGGAATTGATTCGCCGGGTAAGGAGCCGCTGCCTGGTTCAGATAAAGTTTTAGTTATTTCAATTTTGATATTAGCGCTTAATTTTTTTGATAGTTTTTCTTGCGCATTGACTGCCAGAGAATTTAATTCATCAATTGAACGGGTCAGGTATCTAAGGGTTGGCACTTTTTTAAAAGGCCTTTTATCTGTGAGGTAGATTTTTAATAGGGATTCAAGCGCCGCCAATCTGATCTTATCGATCCTTAGCGCCCGTTTTAAAGGGTTTTTATTAATCTTTTTTATTAATGATTTTTTACCTGCAATGATTCCGCACTGAGGTCCGCCCAACAGTTTATCGCCGCTGAAAGTAACAAGATGCGCACCTTCTTTAATGCTGTCTGAAAGTAGTGGTTCATTGGGGAGATCAAAGCCGGAAAGATCGAAAAGTGACCCGCTGCCGAGATCTTCAATTAAGGGCAGAGAATAAGTGGAAGAAAGATTGCCTAGTTTCTGTAGGGGAACTGATTCGGTGAAGCCTTCTATACGGTAATTGCTGGTATGAACTTTGAGTAATGCGCCTGTTTTCTTGGAAATAGCGTTTTCATAGTCACTGAGTCGGGTCCTGTTTGTTGTGCCGACTTCAAGCAATTTACAGGCGGAAGATTTAATTATATCGGGAATTCTGAAACTTCCACCGATCTCAACAAGTTCACCCCTGGATACAATAACTTCTTTTCTTTTTGAAAGTGTATTTAAAACAATTAAAACGGCGGCAGCGTTATTGTTTACAACGGTAGCCGCTTCTGCGCCGGTGAGACGGCAGATCAGATTTTCAATATGATCGTCGCGCTCACCTCTATGCCCGCTCTGTATATCGTATTCGAGATTTACAGGCTCGGAAGCACAAAGCCGAATGTGTTCTATAGCCTCTTCAGGGAGGAGCGATCTGCCAAGATTGGTGTGGATAACGGTGCCGGTGGCGTTTATTACTTTTTTTAGAGAGGGACCTATTGAATCAGTAATTATGGTATTAACCTCATCAAGAATACATTGAGAAGAGAGACTGATTTTTTTACCGGACAGAATATCTTTGCGGCAGCGCTCTAAAGTCAATCGAATTGTTTCCGTCAGCCACTGTCGTGAATATTTATGAATAAGTTCTTTAAAGAGTGGATCAACAAGGAGACTTTCAACAGAGGGTACTTTTCTCAGTTCTAAATTATTGTTCATTTAAAATTGCTGTTTTAGGGATGTTATTTGAGTTTTTTCTTTTCACCTATTATCCATCCAATGAGCATGCCGAGCAGTGTTCCGGCGATAAGGTGAACAATCGGCATAAAAGTGAAGTAGTCCGTTATGACACCGATATAGAAATATATATAGTCGAAAACAAGACCGACAATAAGCCCTGTTACGGCGCCTGTTACGATATATTTTGATGATCCTCTTTGGGAGGGATTTTTTTCATACTCACTCTTAAGCTCAATGGACTCACCGCAGTGAGGACATTTTATTTCTTTTAAAGACATAAATCACTCCAATTTATTCGTTTATTTTTTCTTTAATGCATGGTTGATAACTTCATCGATGTTATCAATGAAAATAAATTTCATTTCATTAACAACATCCTCGGGGAGGTCATCAAGGTCTATTTTGTTCTTTTCAGGAAGAATGACAGTGCTTACACCTGCTCTTCTTGCGGCAAGTACCTTTTCCTTAACGCCGCCAATAGGTCTTACTTTTCCGCTTAAGACGATTTCTCCGGTCATAGCGACATCTCTCCGGGCAGGTCTTTCCGTAAGAAGAGAGACGATAGCCGTTGCAATAGTAATACCTGCGGAAGGGCCGTCTTTCGGTATAGCGCCGAGAGGAACATGAACATGAATGTCGAAATTATCATAGAAATTTTCATCTATTTTAAATTCTTTAGCATGACTTCTCACATAACTAAGCGCTGCCTGTGCTGATTCACGCATGACTTCGCCGAGAGAACCGGTGAGAATCAGTTCCTTTTTACCTTTCATTTTAAGGGCTTCGACAAAGATAATATCACCCCCTGTTACCGTCCAGGCAAGACCTGTAGCGACGCCAATTTTGTCTTTTTCTTCGGCAACTTCTCTGTAAAACTTTCTCGGGCCGAGAAGATCGGAAACGTCGTCGGCTTTAATCTTTTTTCTTTCTTTTTTATTCTGGGTAATCTCTCTTGCAACTTTACGACAGACAGAAGCAATCTCCCTTTCCAGGTTTCGAAGTCCGGCCTCTCTCGTATATTCCTTGATGATCTTTACAATTCCTTCTTCAGTAAACTTGAGTTCGTAGTCTTCAAGGCCGTTTTCAATGGTCTGTTTCGGTATCAGATATTGAAAGGCAATTTTCTCTTTTTCTTCTTCCGTATATCCCGACAGGGTAATTACTTCCATCCTGTCTTTAAGCGCCGGTGGAATGGGGTCGATAATATTGGCCGTCGTTATAAACATGACACTTGTCAGATCAAAAGGAAGATCGAGATAATGGTCGGTAAATGAAAAGTTCTGCTCGGGATCGAGAACTTCAAGAAGCGCCGATGCGGGATCGCCTCTGAAATCCTGGCCCAGTTTATCTACCTCATCAAGCATAAAGACAGGATTATTATAGCCGCACCTGCGTATTTCCTGGATAATCCGGCCGGGCAGGGCACCCACATAGGTGCGCCGGTGGCCTCTTATTTCAGCTTCATCACGCATACCGCCCAGGGAAATTCGGATAAACTTTCTACCGAGAGACCGGGCAATCGATTTACCCAGGGACGTTTTACCCGTGCCGGGAGGGCCGATGAAACAGAGAATGGGCCCTTTCATCTTGGTTTTGAGTTTTCGAACGGCCAGATATTCAAGAATGCGTTCTTTTATTTTTTTAAGATCATAGTGGTCTTCATTGAGTATTTCTTCGGCGCGATTAATATCCAGATTATTTTCTGTGGCTTTATTCCAGGGGATATATATGAGGTAATCGAGATAGGTTCTTGACACCGTATATTCAGCTGAGGCGGGATTCATCTTCTCAAGTCTGTCCAGTTCTTTTGTTGCTGTCTCTAAAACTTCCTTTGGCATGCCGGCTTCTGCTATTTTTTCGCGAAGTTCATTAATATCAGCTGTATGCGGGTCCTCTTCTCCAAGCTCCTTTTGAATGGCTTTCATTTGCTGTTTCAAAAAATACTCCCGTTGATTTTTACCCATCTCCTTGGTAACGTCTTGTTGGAGTTTGGTCTTGACTTGCAGGCTTTTAACATCTTCATTTAAGAGTACGAAAGCTTTTTTGAGTCTTTCAAGGGGATCAATGGTTTCAAGGATCTGCTGAGATTCTTCTACGGACAAAGGAAGGTAGACGGCAATTAGATCGGCGAGCCTCGCCGGATTATCGATTTTTTCAATCATGCTGAGAACATCTTCAGGAAGAGGACGGCCAAGGGTAAGGGCCAGTTTGAACATTGCATTGACGCTTTGAACAAGCGCATCGATGACAAGGCTCCTTTCCTGGAACTCATTTATTATTTCGATATTTGCTTTGAGGATGGGAGATTCCTCGATGCTTTCCTTGATCTTGATGCGGGCAAGACCTTCGACGAGAATTTTGATGCCACCCTCGGGCAGATTAATGAGCTGTCTTATATTGGCGGCTGTACCGATTTGATAGATGTCGTTAATGGTGGGGTTTTCTTTTGTCGTTTCTTTTTGAGCTGAGAGTCCGATGAGGTGATTTCCCATCATGGACTCATTAATGGCATTGATTGCCTCCGGTCTTGTAAAGAAAAGGGGAACAACCATGAATGGAAAAATAACCGTATCCCGCAGAGGAACAAGAATTAATTTATCAGGAATTTGAGGTTCTTTATTTTCATTCACAAAAAGGTCTCCCTCATACTTTTACTAATTATTATTCTAGTGAGAAGATTGCAAAGAGTCAAATATTATAAGCGCCGTGAAAAATAATGGAATGTTCCACGTGGAACATTAGATTTTTTTATAAATAAAGAGTTTTCTCTTTATTTTGTTAAAAGGCAACAGGTAAGAGAATTCTTCAACCCTTTCAAAGCCGGCGGGTTGGGTGGGGTCCGTGAGGGGTGTTTTAAGACAGATAAGATAAGCGCCGCTTTTCAGAAAGGGATGTGCCCAGGAGGAAAGCTCATCAATATGGGTAACGGCTTTCGATGTGGCCCAGTCAAAAGATAAAGGTATAAGGGGGGATGACGCTCCTGAACCGAAGCGCATACATAGGGCGCCGGCGGAATGAAGATCCAGCTTGCGGAGAATATTTCGAATAAAGAAAATCTTCTTTTCGATGGAATCAGTAAGCGTTACATGAAGTGAAGGATCTCCAATTTGAATAGGCAGGCCGGGAAAACCGCCACCTGAACCGATATCCAGCAGGCGATCATTTACATGTTTTTTTTTATTTATAAAAAGCAGGGGCGCCAGGGAATCAATGAACAATTCTTCAATAAGTCTTTTTTCATCATTGAGGAGGGACGTAATGTTGATTTTATCTCCCCATTTTTTCATTTCTTCGAATAATAAGTGAAAATAACTGAGTTGGTTGTTGGAAAGAGAAAGACCAATTTCCAGGGCGCCCTTATGTAAAAGATCTTTATTCATGGTGAAAATTAGTTTAGAAATGGCCTGTTTTTTTAAGGTATACCATGAGCATCGAGATCGAGGCAGGGGTGATGCCCGATATCCTGGAAGCCTGCCCCAGTGAGCGGGGCCTTAATTGGGATAGTTTTTCAGACACTTCGATTGAGAGGCCGGGAATTTTTTTATAATCGAGCTGATCGGGCAGGGTCTGGTTTTCATGCTTTTTAAAACGGGCAAGCTCGTCGAGTTGTCGCTTTATGTACCCGTCGTATTTGGCATGAATCTCTATCTGCTCGATAACATCGCCCGGCAAGTGTTCAATTTCCTCCAGTTTAAAATCAAGCAAATCGGTATAGTTTATTTCCGGCCTGCGGAGGAGGTCAAAAAGGGAGACAGAATCTTTCAGCGGCCGACAGCCAATTGCAATTAGCTTTTTTTCCCCTTTCTGGCCGGGCTTGATGCTGAGTTTTTTAACCTTTTCCAGGTTCCTCTCTATGTTTTCCTTTTTTTCGGTAAATATTCTGTAGCGCTCGTCGGACACAAGGCCTATGGTTCTTCCCCTGTCCGTCAGTCTCATGTCGGCGTTATCTTCTCTGAGCAAAAGTCGGTATTCTGCGCGTGACGTAAACATGCGGTACGGTTCACTTGTTCCCTTTGTAACGAGATCGTCAATGAGTACGCCTATGTAAGCTTCCGACCGGTCGATGAGGAAGGGATCTTTCTCCTGAACCTTAAGAGCGGCGTTGATACCGGCAACAAGACCCTGCGCAGCCGCTTCTTCATAGCCCGAGGTGCCGTTAATTTGTCCCGCAAGAAAGAGGCTGTTTATTTTCTTGAGTTCCAGTGATGATGAAAGCTCGGTAGGATCAACATAGTCATATTCAATGGCATAGCCCGGCCGCATTATCTCCACCTTCTCAAGACCCGGTATGGATCTTAACATATTGAGTTGAACATCTTCAGGCAAGGAGGTTGATAAGCCGTTAGGGTAAATTTCGGTTGTTTCATACCCTTCCGGTTCGAGAAATACCTGATGCCTCTCTTTATCGGCAAAACGCATTATCTTGTCTTCAATGGAAGGGCAATACCTGGGACCGATACCTTCGATGACACCTCCGTATAATGGAGAACGGTCAAGGTTGTCTGTGATGATTGCGTGCGTTGTTTTATTTGTGTAGGTAATGTAACAGGGCATCTGTTTCCGTGTAATTTTCTCTGTAAGAAAAGAAAAAGGAAGAGGGTCACTGTCGCCGTGCTGTGCTTCGAGAGATGAAAAGTCGATAGTTTTTGCGTCCAGTCTCGGATTGGTACCCGTTTTCATTCGGCCCATTTTGAGATCAAGTTCTTTCAGGTCGTCAGATAGCGCTGCTGATGCCGGGTCACCTGCCCTTCCGGCAGGAAAATTGGTCATGCCGATATGGATGAGGCCTTTCAAAAAAGTGCCCGTCGTAATAACAACCGCTTTAGAGCGATATTGAACGCCCTGTCTTGTAACGACCCCGGCAACAGAGCCTTTGTCAATGATAAGATTATCAACCATACCCATTTTTATATCCATATTGGGAGTGATCTCCATGACCTTTTTCATTCGAAGGCGATAGAGTTGTCTGTCGGCCTGGGCACGGGAAGATCTGACGGCAGGCCCTTTCCTGGTATTAAGACGACGGAATTGAATTCCTGTAGCATCGATATTGACAGCCATCTCTCCGCCCAGGGCGTCGATCTCTTTGACGAGGTGTCCTTTTGCCAGGCCACCAATGGCAGGGTTGCAGGACATGAGACCGATAGTATCGAGATTGATAGTGAGTACAAGCGTGGAACAACCCATTCTTGCGGCGGCAAGGGCAGCTTCACAACCGGCATGCCCGGCGCCGATCACAATAAGGTCGTATTTTTTTTTGTATTCCATTTATTTTCCCACTGAAGGTGTTCCACGTGGAACACCAAAAAAATCAACAAATTTGACAAAAAAACAGCTTTTATATTTTCTCTCTATCCCCGTTTTGTTAAGAGATCAAGGGCTTACTATTCCTTTTAGGTGAGGTCTTGTTGCAGGGCAAATATGGCCCGATTTTAAGGTGTTGAGTTTCTTGAAAATGAAAATTATTTTCCAATACAAAAGTCTGAAAAAATTTTCGTCAATATCTGTTCCGGTGTCGTATCTCCTGCCACCTCCCCTATTTTATCAAGGGCTTCCTTAATATCAATGGAGAGTAATTCGTAAGGCGCATTCTCCGTTAAGCCCCGACGCGCACTCTTAAGTAAATGAAAAGCCTCCTCCAGCCCCACCTTATGTCTTTTTCTTGATATAACAACATCAGGTGAAATATCACTGCTGTGATGAAGGAGTGTTTCATACAAAGCATCTTTAAGCGTTTCAATACCTTCTTCCCTGGAAATGGACAATGAAACGGCATTTATGCCGACAGCGGCAGATTTGATCTTTTCCACTTCACCGGGCGCTATAAGGTCCGATTTATTAATAAGGAGAATTATTCTGTCATTAGTCATTTGATGAAGCGATTCTTTGTCTGATGCGTGGAGGCCCTCTTCATCGACCATATAAAGAACGATATCTGCCTGGTCAAGTTTTTCCCTGGTTCTTCTGATTCCTTCTTCTTCGATAATATCGGCAGTATCTCTTATACCGGCAGTATCGATGAGATTGACAGGGACTCCCCTAATATTAATCACCTCTTCGATGACATCGCGGGTTGTTCCGGGAACGGCGGTGACGATGGCCCTCTTTTCCTTTAGAAGCGCATTAAGCAGACTCGATTTACCCACATTGGGTCTTCCTGCGATAACGACGTGGATCCCTTCCCTGATGATTCTCCCCTCTTCATAGGTGTCGAGAAGTTTCCCTATTATATTAAGCGCTTCCTCTATTGCTTTATCGATATTCATAAAGGAAGCCTCATCAATATCTTCCTCGGGAAAGTCGATGTAGGCTTCAACAAGTGACAACGCTTCTATGAGGTAATCCCTTACACCGGCCAGAGCCTCTCTAAGGCCTCCTTTGAGTTGAACCTGTGCAACTCTTAAGCTGCGGTCTGTTTTTGCCCTGATAATGTCGATGACGGCTTCGGCCTGGGAAAGATCGATTCTTCCGTTTAAAAAAGCCCTCCTTGTAAATTCACCGGGAGCAGCGCCACGGATACCTGACCTTAAAAGAAGCTCCATAACAGATTGAAGTACTACCGTACCGCCATGGCAGTGGATTTCTACCACATCCTCCCGGGTAAATGAATTGGGTGACTTCATGTAAGTGAGCAGGCATTCATCGATGGTTTTTCCATCGGAAGGGCTGATTATTTCTCCCAGATAAAGCCTGTGACTCTGGTAGGACGTTTTTTCTTTTCCCGGTTTGAAAAATCTGAGCGCTGATGAGAGGGATTGGGGGCCGCTGATCCTGATGATGCCGATGCCACCTTCGCCGGCAGGCGTGGAGATGGCTGCTATGGTATCTTCCTGGTCATAGACCTTCATGACAAAGAATCATGCTTTGGCAGGCGGAAGAACGACGACCTTTTTTTCTTCTCCGAACCCTTTGCTTTCGGTCATCAGTCCTTCTTCCTTGACGGTCATGTGAATAATTCGTCTTTCACCGGCAGGCATAGGAGGAAAAGTATAGCTCCTGTTTTCCTTTTTTACGCTATAGATGGCCTTGCGGGCCATTCCTTCAAGCTTTGCCTTCCTGCGGGCACGATAATCGGCACAGTCAACGACGATTCTTTTGCCGCGGGTGGCGCGAAGATTGTCGGCAATCTTGTTGACCAGGTACTGATAGGCATCCAGATTTTTTCCCTTTCTTCCAATAAAAAGGGATTCTTCCGTTTCGGACAGGGAAACCATTAAAATAATTTCATCAAAGGTTTCTTTAGCATCGACCTTGCCCTTAAGAGACGTTAGAAGAAGCAGTTTTTCGAGGGCTTCTTTTGCAGCAGATGCTTCCTCACCGGCCAGACTGCCTCTATCCTGCCTTTCAGCTTCCCCTCCGGCGTCTTTGATTACCCTGATGGCAGCCTTTTTGCCCCATGAGATACCGAGCAGTCCTTTGCTTTTATCCTCAAGTACTTCTATAGTCAATGACTCTCTGTTCCGGCCGAGTGTTTTTTCTGCAAGCGCTATGGCCTCTTCGAGTGTTTTTCCTTCGAATGTTAAATCAGACATGAATGACCTCTAGGTTCTCTTAATAATGTAATACTGTTGAGCTATGGAAAGAATATTGTTTACAAGCCAGTAAAGAACCAGCCCTGAAGGGAGGTTCATGAACATGAAGGTAAATATGACGGGCATCATCATCATTACCTTTTGCTGTGTCGGGTCGGGCGCTGCAGGCGACATTTTCTGCTGAAGGAACATGGTAATACCCATAAGCAGAGGGGTAACATAGTAAGGGTCCTTGACCGACATGTCCATGATCCAGAAATGGAAAGGGGCGTGCCTAAGCTCGATGGCATTCATCAGAACATTGTAAAGCGCAATAAAAACAGGTATTTGCACGATCATAGGCAAGCATCCGCTCAATGGGTTTACTCGGTGTTTTCTGTAAAGCTCCATCACCTCCCTGCTCATACGTTCTTTATCATCTTTGTACTTTTCGCGGAGTTCCGTCATTAAAGGTGAAAGTTTCTGCATCTGCTTCATGGATTTATAACTCTTGTTGGCAAGAGGAAAGAAGATGATTTTAATGATGAGCGTCACCAGGATAATGGCGTAACCGTAATTTCCTGTATAAGAGTAAATGAGTTTAAGAAAACGAAGCAGCGGTTCGGCAATAGCGTGAAACCAACCCATGTCGATGGCTGCTTCCAGTCCTGAACCAACATCTTTCAAGCGATAAAAATCCTTGGGTCCTGAGTAGAGATTATATTGAAAAGAAATTTTGTCTCCCGCAGGGATGGAAAGCGATGAATGAACAAGTGAGGTCTCAATGAGCTTGTCAGAGATCCTTTTTGCTATGACCTTTCCCGAACTTCCCTTATTGGGAACCAAAGCCGTTACAAAATATTTGTTTTCAAGGGCAAGCCAGTCTATATCTGCGTCGACTGTGAAATGTTCTTCCTCAATATCGGTAAAGGATTCCTTTTCAATGTCATCTCCCTTTTTGACGGCAAGACCTATAAAGGTATACATGTCGCCTTCCACATTATCACGATCATAAAAATTAAGGGCCATGTCGCCCGTTACAGGAGCTGATGAGCCGTTAATCAAAGTTGTCCTAATGTCTATTTCATAACCGTCCGGCTTGAACGTATAACGTTTTTCAAGGGTAATGCCCTGAGGCGAGGACCAACTGTAGACAAGCGTATTTTCTCCCTCCCTTGACATGTCAAAAACCTTGTCTGTGCCGATTTGAGCAGCAGAAGAACTGAAGGAAAGGCTGAGAGGCAAGGGATCCCCCTTGCTCACATTTATTCTTTCAACATGGGAGGCTTCATCGCTCAATTCCTCTCTGTAGTCCTTTAGGGTGAGACTTTCAATTCCCCCTCCGCCAAGCGTGGAAATTGCAATAATAGCCTGATTATTTTCATATTTAAAGGACTCGGGCGCTTTGCTGACGGTTGCAGCTTTCGCCTTAACGACTACAGGCTGAGCCTGATCATTGACAGCTTTAGCAGATTCAACAGGGGAATCTGAAGCTGTTTTATCAGCTTCCTGACCCCTTTTTACTTTAAGCGCTTCCGCCTTGAGGCCGGCATCTGTCTGAGGTGCGGGAACGGGGGGGACAAAATAGTCCTTATAAATATAAATTACGAAAAAAGATAATACTATCGCCAGTAATGCCCTCTTATCCAATCGGTTTTTCTCCTTATATTATCGGGTTCAATTCATTTCGGTGGGTCATAGCCGCCCCGATGAAAGGGGTGGCATTTCAAGATCCTTATGAGTGAGGGAAAGATACCCCTTATACCTCTTTTTTCGAGGGATTGAAGGGCGTAATTGGAACAGGTCGGCTCAAACCTGCAAGAAGGCGGAAGAGCCGGTGATATTGCGTATCTGTAAAACTTTATGAGAGACTTTATTAGAAAGGTCATTAACCTCTATTCTCACTCAGTTCACTGAGAAGCCCCCTGCTGCCCAGTGCACTTTTTAACTCCTCTTTTACATCGGAAAAAGAGAGCCTCCAGGCGCCCCTGCCTGCTATGATAATATAATCCCTGTTATCTGCGAGGCGCTTCCGGTTTAATCTGAAAAATTCCCGGACCAGTCGTTTAACCCTGTTTCTCTGAACAGCTCCCCCTGTTTTTTTTGAGGCCGTTATGCCCAACCTGCGAAGGCCCTTATCATTCTTGCTGAATATAATAATAAAGTGCCTTGTTTTTATCTTTCGGCCTGCTGCTCCTATTCTTAAAAAATCTTCTCTTTTAAGTAACCTGTTGCCTTTTCTGAAAGAGCAGGTACCCATCATTACATTGTTAAAATATCTACTTAGATGGTGTTTGAACAGAAAGTCTCTTTCTTCCTTTGGCTCTTCTCCTTTTAATAACGAGCTTTCCGCCTTTTGTACTCATTCTTTTAAGAAAACCGTGTGTTCTGAGCCTGCTAATGTTACTTGGTTGATAAGTTCTTTTCATTTTCTTTTCCTTAAATGACTATGTTTAATAAACCGTAGATTATAAGACAAAAGGGGGCTGTTTTGTCAAGGACTTTTATAAAACTTTTCTTGCTATCTTCGCTATAAACAGATAAAACAGGTTATCCACCCTGGTGACCGGGAAGGGAAGGAAGAATAATTATGGCTTTCCAAAAAACTTCCCTATAAGCTCCTTTTTCCCCATATTTCTGAGTGCATTTATGATCCATGCCCTGTTTTCCTTTTTATACCAGAAGAAAAACCGGTTCTGGCGCATACGTTCATCTCTGCTTTTTGCAGAATAAACGGGCTTTAATGTATAGGGATCATAACCTGAGTAGTAAGTTACTGTTGACAGCGTCATGGGTGTAGGCGTGAAGTCCTGCACCTGTTCCAGCTTGAATCCTGTTTCCTTCGTCCGGGCGGCCATGTGGGCCATGTCCTCCGGTTCACAACCGGGGTGGCACGCTATAAAGTAGGGAACAATCTGCTGCCGGAGCTTTGCCTGTGACGTAATCCCGTCAAAGAGTTTTTTAAAAGATCGAAAAGCATTGTAGCCCGGTTTTCGCATCATTTTAAGGACCTTTTCCGATGTATGCTCAGGAGCTACCTTGAGCCGCCCCGAAACATGGTTCCTGATCAATGCTTCCGCATACTCGCTGTAACCGTTCTCCTCGTCACTTTCCGGCCTGTCTATAAAAAGATCATACCTGATACCGCTTGTCACAAAGGCTTTCTTGACTTTTTCATGGCTCGAGACTTCCCTGTAAATCTCTGTAAGCGCCTTATGTGAGGTGCCCAGATTATAGCAGATGGAAGGATAGATGCAGGAAGGCCTGGCGCATATATCACAAACAGACTGTACGATTCCCTTCATGCCGTACATGTTGGCCGAAGGACCGCCGAGATCACTGATGTAACCTTTAAAGTGCGGCATTTGCGCAATGGCTTCTACCTCATGAAGTATAGACTCTTTTGAGCGGCTTGCCACCATTTTTCCCTGGTGGGCTGAAATGGCGCAGAAGCTGCAGCCGCCAAAACAGCCTCTGTGCATATTGATGGAAAACCTGATCATCTCATAAGCCGGTATGGCCCCTCTTTTCCTGTATTTGGGGTGAGGGAGTCTCGTATAGGGCAGATCAAAGGAAGCGTCAATTTCCTTCTCCGTCATGGCAGGAAAGGGAGGATTAATGACAAGCATTTTATTTTGGACCTCCTGGACGATACGCCGGGCATAGACGCTGTTTGCTTCCTTTTCAATTATCCTGAAATTGGAAGCGTAGCTTTTCTTATGGCTGAGGCACTGCTGGTGGGATGCAAGGGAAACAGTCTCCCATTTTTTGTTTTTAGGCAGCGGTGATGATTTATCGATAAGTAAAGCTGTTTGTGGAATTGTCTGAAGCGATGTCATGGGCACACCCTTATCCATCAGTTTCAGAATAGCTCTTAAGGGTTGCTCCCCCATTCCGTATACAAGGAGATCGGCTCCGCTGCTGACGAGGATGGACGGGTTTAATGAGTCGGACCAGTAATCATAATGGGTGGCCCTGCGCATGGAGGTCTCCATGCCGCCAATAATGACCGGCACATGAGGGTAAAGTTTTTTTAAAATACGGCAATAGGCGGCAGTGGCGTAATCAGGCCTAAAGCCTGATTTTCCTCCCGGTGTATAGGCATCGTTCGATCTTAGCCTTTTGTTGGCCGTATAGTGGTTGACCATGGAATCCATACAGCCTGAGGTAACACCGAAAAAAAGTCTCGGAGCGCCAAATTTCCGGAAGTCCCTCAAATCATCACGCCAGTTGGGTTGAGCAATGATGGCGACGCGAAAGCCCGCACTTTCGATAATGCGACCGATAACGGCATGACCGAATGAAGGGTGGTCAACATAGGCGTCACCTGAGACAATAATGACATCAACCATTTCCCATCCCCTCTCTTCAATTTCCTTTTTTGTGAGAGGGAGATGTTTCCTTTCATGACTATGAAAAGGTCTCTTCATAAAAGCAGTAATAATAATCCTTTTTGAATGTCCATAAAATCTAGTGGATGCTGAATAAACAGGATAATTCTTACGGGATAAAAATCTTCCGCCACTTAAAATGGGAAGGCAGTCTTTGTTCTGATAACCCCCTCATTACTGAAAGAATGAGTATGGGCGCGATAAATTGGAAGTCAATTGGTTCAAAATTATGACTAATAAAGCTTCTCCTGGTCCTTCCCGGCTCGTTTATAACCGCAATCTTTATTAAGGCACCGGATAATATTACCCTCCTTTTTTGATTCCT
The window above is part of the Deltaproteobacteria bacterium genome. Proteins encoded here:
- a CDS encoding YgiQ family radical SAM protein: MKRPFHSHERKHLPLTKKEIEERGWEMVDVIIVSGDAYVDHPSFGHAVIGRIIESAGFRVAIIAQPNWRDDLRDFRKFGAPRLFFGVTSGCMDSMVNHYTANKRLRSNDAYTPGGKSGFRPDYATAAYCRILKKLYPHVPVIIGGMETSMRRATHYDYWSDSLNPSILVSSGADLLVYGMGEQPLRAILKLMDKGVPMTSLQTIPQTALLIDKSSPLPKNKKWETVSLASHQQCLSHKKSYASNFRIIEKEANSVYARRIVQEVQNKMLVINPPFPAMTEKEIDASFDLPYTRLPHPKYRKRGAIPAYEMIRFSINMHRGCFGGCSFCAISAHQGKMVASRSKESILHEVEAIAQMPHFKGYISDLGGPSANMYGMKGIVQSVCDICARPSCIYPSICYNLGTSHKALTEIYREVSSHEKVKKAFVTSGIRYDLFIDRPESDEENGYSEYAEALIRNHVSGRLKVAPEHTSEKVLKMMRKPGYNAFRSFKKLFDGITSQAKLRQQIVPYFIACHPGCEPEDMAHMAARTKETGFKLEQVQDFTPTPMTLSTVTYYSGYDPYTLKPVYSAKSRDERMRQNRFFFWYKKENRAWIINALRNMGKKELIGKFFGKP